From Drosophila nasuta strain 15112-1781.00 chromosome X, ASM2355853v1, whole genome shotgun sequence, one genomic window encodes:
- the LOC132795479 gene encoding dynamin isoform X4 encodes MDNLIPIVNKLQDAFTSLGVHMQLDLPQIAVVGGQSAGKSSVLENFVGKDFLPRGSGIVTRRPLILQLINGITEYGEFLHCKGKKFSSFDEIRKEIEDETDRVTGSNKGISNIPINLRVYSPYVLNLTLIDLPGLTKVAIGDQPVDIEQQIKQMIFQFIRKETCLILAVTPANTDLANSDALKLAKEVDPQGVRTIGVITKLDLMDEGTDARDILENKLLPLRRGYIGVVNRSQKDIEGRKDIHQALAAERKFFLSHPSYRHMADRLGTPYLQRVLNQQLTNHIRDTLPGLRDKLQKQMLTLEKEVEEFKHFQPGDASIKTKAMLQMIQQLQSDFERTIEGSGSALVNTNELSGGAKINRIFHERLRFEIVKMACDEKELRREISFAIRNIHGIRVGLFTPDMAFEAIVKRQIALLKEPVIKCVDLVVQELSVVVRMCTDKMNRYPRLREETERIITTHVRQREQRCKEQILLLIDFELAYMNTNHEDFIGFANAQNKSENANKTGTRQLGNQVIRKGHMVIQNLGIMKGGSRPYWFVLTSESISWYKDEDEKEKKFMLPLDGLKLRDIEQGFMSMSRRVTFALFSPDGRNVYKDYKQLELSCETVEDVESWKASFLRAGVYPEKQETQENGDEEGQESANEESSSDPQLERQVETIRNLVDSYMKIVTKTTRDMVPKAIMMLIINNAKDFINGELLAHLYASGDQAQMMEESAESATRREEMLRMYRACKDALQIIGDVSMATVSSPLPPPVKNDWLPSGLDPHLSPPSPGGPRKAAPTAQGSLGGRNPPLPPATGRPAPAIPSRPGGGAPPLPGGRPGGALPPPLLPSRPGMNAPPKLPDRPSYYGNTTNGRY; translated from the exons ATGGATAATTTGATACCGATCGTCAATAAGCTGCAAGATGCGTTCACATCGCTGGGCGTGCACATGCAACTGGACTTGCCACAGATTGCCGTCGTCGGTGGCCAATCAGCGGGCAAGAGTTCTGTGCTGGAGAACTTTGTGGGCAA AGACTTTTTACCTCGAGGTTCGGGCATTGTAACGCGCAGACCTTTGATTTTGCAATTGATTAACGGCATTACCG AATATGGCGAATTTCTGCATTGCAAGGGCAAAAAGTTCTCCAGCTTCGATGAGATACGCAAAGAGATTGAGGATGAAACGGATCGTGTGACGGGCAGCAACAAAGGCATCTCAAACATTCCGATTAATTTGCGCGTCTATTCGCCGTACGTGCTCAATTTGACGCTCATCGATTTGCCCGGCTTGACGAAGGTGGCGATCGGTGATCAGCCCGTTGATATTGAGCAGCAGATTAAGCAAATGATATTCCAATTTATACGCAAAGAGACCTGTCTCATTCTGGCCGTAACGCCGGCCAACACCGATCTGGCCAATTCGGATGCCCTCAAGCTGGCCAAAGAGGTCGATCCCCAGGGCGTACGCACGATCGGTGTGATCACCAAGCTGGATCTCATGGACGAGGGCACCGATGCCCGTGACATACTCGAGAATAAGCTGTTGCCGCTGCGGCGTGGCTACATTGGCGTTGTGAATCGATCGCAAAAGGACATCGAGGGCAGAAAGGATATCCATCAGGCGCTGGCCGCTGAGCGTAAATTCTTTCTCAGCCATCCATCGTATCGCCACATGGCCGATCGCCTGGGCACACCATATTTGCAGCGTGTGCTGAACCAACAGCTCACCAATCACATCCGCGACACATTGCCGGGTCTGCGTGACAAgttgcaaaagcaaatgctCACCCTCGAGAAGGAGGTGGAGGAGTTTAAGCATTTTCAGCCCGGCGATGCCAGCATCAAGACAAAGGCCATGTTGCA aaTGATACAGCAGCTGCAGTCGGACTTTGAGCGAACCATCGAGGGCAGCGGCTCCGCATTGGTCAACACAAATGAGCTCTCTGGCGGCGCCAAGATCAATCGCATATTCCACGAGCG TCTACGCTTTGAGATTGTGAAAATGGCGTGTGATGAGAAGGAGCTGCGCCGTGAGATCTCGTTTGCCATTCGCAACATTCATGGTATTCGTGTCGGTCTCTTCACGCCCGACATGGCCTTCGAGGCGATTGTGAAGAGGCAGATAGCGCTGCTCAAGGAGCCAGTGATCAAGTGTGTCGATCTAGTCGTGCAGGAATTGTCCGTAGTCGTGCGCATGTGCACCGATAAG ATGAATCGCTATCCACGCTTGCGTGAGGAAACTGAACGCATCATTACCACACATGTGCGACAGCGTGAGCAGCGATGCAAGGAGCAAATATTGCTCTTGATTGACTTTGAGCTCGCCTACATGAATACCAATCACGAGGATTTCATTGGCTTTGCCAA TGCTCAGAATAAATCTGAGAATGCTAACAAGACCGGCACCCGACAGTTGGGCAATCAAGTCATTCGCAAGGGTCACATGGTCATCCAAAATTTGGGCATCATGAAAG GCGGATCGCGTCCTTATTGGTTTGTGCTCACATCGGAGAGCATCTCCTGGTACAAGGACGAGGATGAGAAGGAGAAGAAATTCATGTTGCCGTTGGATGGTTTGAAATTGCGCGATATTGAGCAGGGCTTTATGTCAATGTCTAGACGTGTTACATTTGCTTTATTCAGTCCCGATGGACGTAATGTTTATAAG GATTATAAACAATTGGAGTTGTCGTGCGAGACAGTCGAGGATGTGGAATCCTGGAAGGCATCATTCCTCCGCGCCGGCGTCTATCCCGAGAAGCAGGAGACTCAGGAGAATGGCGACGAG GAAGGACAAGAG TCGGCAAATGAGGAAAGCTCATCGGATCCACAACTGGAGCGTCAGGTGGAGACAATTCGCAATCTGGTCGATTCGTACATGAAAATCGTCACAAAGACCACACGAGATATGGTGCCCAAGGCAATTATGATGCTGATCATCAACAATGCCAAGGACTTTATCAACGGCGAGCTATTGGCACATCTCTATGCCTCTGGTGATCAG GCACAAATGATGGAAGAGTCCGCGGAGTCGGCCACAAGACGCGAGGAAATGCTGCGCATGTATCGCGCCTGCAAGGATGCTTTGCAAATTATCG GTGACGTTTCAATGGCAACCGTATCATCGCCATTGCCGCCGCCCGTGAAGAACGATTGGCTACCAAGTGGCTTGGATCCACATCTATCGCCGCCCAGCCCCGGTGGCCCACGCAAGGCAGCACCCACCGCACAG GGCTCGTTGGGTGGTCGCAATCCACCATTGCCACCGGCAACTGGACGCCCAGCGCCCGCAATTCCCAGCCGCCCAGGCGGTGGTGCTCCTCCGCTGCCAGGCGGTCGGCCAGGCGGTGCTCTGCCACCACCATTGCTACCATC TCGACCTGGAATGAATGCGCCACCAAAGCTGCCTGATCGTCCCTCATATTACGGAAATACGACCAATGGACGctattga
- the LOC132795479 gene encoding dynamin isoform X3, which produces MDNLIPIVNKLQDAFTSLGVHMQLDLPQIAVVGGQSAGKSSVLENFVGKDFLPRGSGIVTRRPLILQLINGITEYGEFLHCKGKKFSSFDEIRKEIEDETDRVTGSNKGISNIPINLRVYSPYVLNLTLIDLPGLTKVAIGDQPVDIEQQIKQMIFQFIRKETCLILAVTPANTDLANSDALKLAKEVDPQGVRTIGVITKLDLMDEGTDARDILENKLLPLRRGYIGVVNRSQKDIEGRKDIHQALAAERKFFLSHPSYRHMADRLGTPYLQRVLNQQLTNHIRDTLPGLRDKLQKQMLTLEKEVEEFKHFQPGDASIKTKAMLQMIQQLQSDFERTIEGSGSALVNTNELSGGAKINRIFHERLRFEIVKMACDEKELRREISFAIRNIHGIRVGLFTPDMAFEAIVKRQIALLKEPVIKCVDLVVQELSVVVRMCTDKMNRYPRLREETERIITTHVRQREQRCKEQILLLIDFELAYMNTNHEDFIGFANAQNKSENANKTGTRQLGNQVIRKGHMVIQNLGIMKGGSRPYWFVLTSESISWYKDEDEKEKKFMLPLDGLKLRDIEQGFMSMSRRVTFALFSPDGRNVYKDYKQLELSCETVEDVESWKASFLRAGVYPEKQETQENGDESANEESSSDPQLERQVETIRNLVDSYMKIVTKTTRDMVPKAIMMLIINNAKDFINGELLAHLYASGDQAQMMEESAESATRREEMLRMYRACKDALQIIGDVSMATVSSPLPPPVKNDWLPSGLDPHLSPPSPGGPRKAAPTAQGSLGGRNPPLPPATGRPAPAIPSRPGGGAPPLPGGRPGGALPPPLLPSRVTGAVGGAITQQSGANRYIPESMRGQVNQAVGQAAMSELSNVFATRFK; this is translated from the exons ATGGATAATTTGATACCGATCGTCAATAAGCTGCAAGATGCGTTCACATCGCTGGGCGTGCACATGCAACTGGACTTGCCACAGATTGCCGTCGTCGGTGGCCAATCAGCGGGCAAGAGTTCTGTGCTGGAGAACTTTGTGGGCAA AGACTTTTTACCTCGAGGTTCGGGCATTGTAACGCGCAGACCTTTGATTTTGCAATTGATTAACGGCATTACCG AATATGGCGAATTTCTGCATTGCAAGGGCAAAAAGTTCTCCAGCTTCGATGAGATACGCAAAGAGATTGAGGATGAAACGGATCGTGTGACGGGCAGCAACAAAGGCATCTCAAACATTCCGATTAATTTGCGCGTCTATTCGCCGTACGTGCTCAATTTGACGCTCATCGATTTGCCCGGCTTGACGAAGGTGGCGATCGGTGATCAGCCCGTTGATATTGAGCAGCAGATTAAGCAAATGATATTCCAATTTATACGCAAAGAGACCTGTCTCATTCTGGCCGTAACGCCGGCCAACACCGATCTGGCCAATTCGGATGCCCTCAAGCTGGCCAAAGAGGTCGATCCCCAGGGCGTACGCACGATCGGTGTGATCACCAAGCTGGATCTCATGGACGAGGGCACCGATGCCCGTGACATACTCGAGAATAAGCTGTTGCCGCTGCGGCGTGGCTACATTGGCGTTGTGAATCGATCGCAAAAGGACATCGAGGGCAGAAAGGATATCCATCAGGCGCTGGCCGCTGAGCGTAAATTCTTTCTCAGCCATCCATCGTATCGCCACATGGCCGATCGCCTGGGCACACCATATTTGCAGCGTGTGCTGAACCAACAGCTCACCAATCACATCCGCGACACATTGCCGGGTCTGCGTGACAAgttgcaaaagcaaatgctCACCCTCGAGAAGGAGGTGGAGGAGTTTAAGCATTTTCAGCCCGGCGATGCCAGCATCAAGACAAAGGCCATGTTGCA aaTGATACAGCAGCTGCAGTCGGACTTTGAGCGAACCATCGAGGGCAGCGGCTCCGCATTGGTCAACACAAATGAGCTCTCTGGCGGCGCCAAGATCAATCGCATATTCCACGAGCG TCTACGCTTTGAGATTGTGAAAATGGCGTGTGATGAGAAGGAGCTGCGCCGTGAGATCTCGTTTGCCATTCGCAACATTCATGGTATTCGTGTCGGTCTCTTCACGCCCGACATGGCCTTCGAGGCGATTGTGAAGAGGCAGATAGCGCTGCTCAAGGAGCCAGTGATCAAGTGTGTCGATCTAGTCGTGCAGGAATTGTCCGTAGTCGTGCGCATGTGCACCGATAAG ATGAATCGCTATCCACGCTTGCGTGAGGAAACTGAACGCATCATTACCACACATGTGCGACAGCGTGAGCAGCGATGCAAGGAGCAAATATTGCTCTTGATTGACTTTGAGCTCGCCTACATGAATACCAATCACGAGGATTTCATTGGCTTTGCCAA TGCTCAGAATAAATCTGAGAATGCTAACAAGACCGGCACCCGACAGTTGGGCAATCAAGTCATTCGCAAGGGTCACATGGTCATCCAAAATTTGGGCATCATGAAAG GCGGATCGCGTCCTTATTGGTTTGTGCTCACATCGGAGAGCATCTCCTGGTACAAGGACGAGGATGAGAAGGAGAAGAAATTCATGTTGCCGTTGGATGGTTTGAAATTGCGCGATATTGAGCAGGGCTTTATGTCAATGTCTAGACGTGTTACATTTGCTTTATTCAGTCCCGATGGACGTAATGTTTATAAG GATTATAAACAATTGGAGTTGTCGTGCGAGACAGTCGAGGATGTGGAATCCTGGAAGGCATCATTCCTCCGCGCCGGCGTCTATCCCGAGAAGCAGGAGACTCAGGAGAATGGCGACGAG TCGGCAAATGAGGAAAGCTCATCGGATCCACAACTGGAGCGTCAGGTGGAGACAATTCGCAATCTGGTCGATTCGTACATGAAAATCGTCACAAAGACCACACGAGATATGGTGCCCAAGGCAATTATGATGCTGATCATCAACAATGCCAAGGACTTTATCAACGGCGAGCTATTGGCACATCTCTATGCCTCTGGTGATCAG GCACAAATGATGGAAGAGTCCGCGGAGTCGGCCACAAGACGCGAGGAAATGCTGCGCATGTATCGCGCCTGCAAGGATGCTTTGCAAATTATCG GTGACGTTTCAATGGCAACCGTATCATCGCCATTGCCGCCGCCCGTGAAGAACGATTGGCTACCAAGTGGCTTGGATCCACATCTATCGCCGCCCAGCCCCGGTGGCCCACGCAAGGCAGCACCCACCGCACAG GGCTCGTTGGGTGGTCGCAATCCACCATTGCCACCGGCAACTGGACGCCCAGCGCCCGCAATTCCCAGCCGCCCAGGCGGTGGTGCTCCTCCGCTGCCAGGCGGTCGGCCAGGCGGTGCTCTGCCACCACCATTGCTACCATC TCGCGTCACTGGAGCCGTCGGCGGAGCGATAACCCAACAATCGGGCGCCAATCGATACATCCCGGAGAGCATGCGTGGACAAGTGAACCAGGCTGTTGGCCAGGCGGCAATGAGCGAACTCTCCAACGTCTTTGCCACCCGATTCAAGTAA
- the LOC132795479 gene encoding dynamin isoform X1 — MDNLIPIVNKLQDAFTSLGVHMQLDLPQIAVVGGQSAGKSSVLENFVGKDFLPRGSGIVTRRPLILQLINGITEYGEFLHCKGKKFSSFDEIRKEIEDETDRVTGSNKGISNIPINLRVYSPYVLNLTLIDLPGLTKVAIGDQPVDIEQQIKQMIFQFIRKETCLILAVTPANTDLANSDALKLAKEVDPQGVRTIGVITKLDLMDEGTDARDILENKLLPLRRGYIGVVNRSQKDIEGRKDIHQALAAERKFFLSHPSYRHMADRLGTPYLQRVLNQQLTNHIRDTLPGLRDKLQKQMLTLEKEVEEFKHFQPGDASIKTKAMLQMIQQLQSDFERTIEGSGSALVNTNELSGGAKINRIFHERLRFEIVKMACDEKELRREISFAIRNIHGIRVGLFTPDMAFEAIVKRQIALLKEPVIKCVDLVVQELSVVVRMCTDKMNRYPRLREETERIITTHVRQREQRCKEQILLLIDFELAYMNTNHEDFIGFANAQNKSENANKTGTRQLGNQVIRKGHMVIQNLGIMKGGSRPYWFVLTSESISWYKDEDEKEKKFMLPLDGLKLRDIEQGFMSMSRRVTFALFSPDGRNVYKDYKQLELSCETVEDVESWKASFLRAGVYPEKQETQENGDEEGQESANEESSSDPQLERQVETIRNLVDSYMKIVTKTTRDMVPKAIMMLIINNAKDFINGELLAHLYASGDQAQMMEESAESATRREEMLRMYRACKDALQIIGDVSMATVSSPLPPPVKNDWLPSGLDPHLSPPSPGGPRKAAPTAQGSLGGRNPPLPPATGRPAPAIPSRPGGGAPPLPGGRPGGALPPPLLPSRVTGAVGGAITQQSGANRYIPESMRGQVNQAVGQAAMSELSNVFATRFNRPGMNAPPKLPDRPSYYGNTTNGRY, encoded by the exons ATGGATAATTTGATACCGATCGTCAATAAGCTGCAAGATGCGTTCACATCGCTGGGCGTGCACATGCAACTGGACTTGCCACAGATTGCCGTCGTCGGTGGCCAATCAGCGGGCAAGAGTTCTGTGCTGGAGAACTTTGTGGGCAA AGACTTTTTACCTCGAGGTTCGGGCATTGTAACGCGCAGACCTTTGATTTTGCAATTGATTAACGGCATTACCG AATATGGCGAATTTCTGCATTGCAAGGGCAAAAAGTTCTCCAGCTTCGATGAGATACGCAAAGAGATTGAGGATGAAACGGATCGTGTGACGGGCAGCAACAAAGGCATCTCAAACATTCCGATTAATTTGCGCGTCTATTCGCCGTACGTGCTCAATTTGACGCTCATCGATTTGCCCGGCTTGACGAAGGTGGCGATCGGTGATCAGCCCGTTGATATTGAGCAGCAGATTAAGCAAATGATATTCCAATTTATACGCAAAGAGACCTGTCTCATTCTGGCCGTAACGCCGGCCAACACCGATCTGGCCAATTCGGATGCCCTCAAGCTGGCCAAAGAGGTCGATCCCCAGGGCGTACGCACGATCGGTGTGATCACCAAGCTGGATCTCATGGACGAGGGCACCGATGCCCGTGACATACTCGAGAATAAGCTGTTGCCGCTGCGGCGTGGCTACATTGGCGTTGTGAATCGATCGCAAAAGGACATCGAGGGCAGAAAGGATATCCATCAGGCGCTGGCCGCTGAGCGTAAATTCTTTCTCAGCCATCCATCGTATCGCCACATGGCCGATCGCCTGGGCACACCATATTTGCAGCGTGTGCTGAACCAACAGCTCACCAATCACATCCGCGACACATTGCCGGGTCTGCGTGACAAgttgcaaaagcaaatgctCACCCTCGAGAAGGAGGTGGAGGAGTTTAAGCATTTTCAGCCCGGCGATGCCAGCATCAAGACAAAGGCCATGTTGCA aaTGATACAGCAGCTGCAGTCGGACTTTGAGCGAACCATCGAGGGCAGCGGCTCCGCATTGGTCAACACAAATGAGCTCTCTGGCGGCGCCAAGATCAATCGCATATTCCACGAGCG TCTACGCTTTGAGATTGTGAAAATGGCGTGTGATGAGAAGGAGCTGCGCCGTGAGATCTCGTTTGCCATTCGCAACATTCATGGTATTCGTGTCGGTCTCTTCACGCCCGACATGGCCTTCGAGGCGATTGTGAAGAGGCAGATAGCGCTGCTCAAGGAGCCAGTGATCAAGTGTGTCGATCTAGTCGTGCAGGAATTGTCCGTAGTCGTGCGCATGTGCACCGATAAG ATGAATCGCTATCCACGCTTGCGTGAGGAAACTGAACGCATCATTACCACACATGTGCGACAGCGTGAGCAGCGATGCAAGGAGCAAATATTGCTCTTGATTGACTTTGAGCTCGCCTACATGAATACCAATCACGAGGATTTCATTGGCTTTGCCAA TGCTCAGAATAAATCTGAGAATGCTAACAAGACCGGCACCCGACAGTTGGGCAATCAAGTCATTCGCAAGGGTCACATGGTCATCCAAAATTTGGGCATCATGAAAG GCGGATCGCGTCCTTATTGGTTTGTGCTCACATCGGAGAGCATCTCCTGGTACAAGGACGAGGATGAGAAGGAGAAGAAATTCATGTTGCCGTTGGATGGTTTGAAATTGCGCGATATTGAGCAGGGCTTTATGTCAATGTCTAGACGTGTTACATTTGCTTTATTCAGTCCCGATGGACGTAATGTTTATAAG GATTATAAACAATTGGAGTTGTCGTGCGAGACAGTCGAGGATGTGGAATCCTGGAAGGCATCATTCCTCCGCGCCGGCGTCTATCCCGAGAAGCAGGAGACTCAGGAGAATGGCGACGAG GAAGGACAAGAG TCGGCAAATGAGGAAAGCTCATCGGATCCACAACTGGAGCGTCAGGTGGAGACAATTCGCAATCTGGTCGATTCGTACATGAAAATCGTCACAAAGACCACACGAGATATGGTGCCCAAGGCAATTATGATGCTGATCATCAACAATGCCAAGGACTTTATCAACGGCGAGCTATTGGCACATCTCTATGCCTCTGGTGATCAG GCACAAATGATGGAAGAGTCCGCGGAGTCGGCCACAAGACGCGAGGAAATGCTGCGCATGTATCGCGCCTGCAAGGATGCTTTGCAAATTATCG GTGACGTTTCAATGGCAACCGTATCATCGCCATTGCCGCCGCCCGTGAAGAACGATTGGCTACCAAGTGGCTTGGATCCACATCTATCGCCGCCCAGCCCCGGTGGCCCACGCAAGGCAGCACCCACCGCACAG GGCTCGTTGGGTGGTCGCAATCCACCATTGCCACCGGCAACTGGACGCCCAGCGCCCGCAATTCCCAGCCGCCCAGGCGGTGGTGCTCCTCCGCTGCCAGGCGGTCGGCCAGGCGGTGCTCTGCCACCACCATTGCTACCATC TCGCGTCACTGGAGCCGTCGGCGGAGCGATAACCCAACAATCGGGCGCCAATCGATACATCCCGGAGAGCATGCGTGGACAAGTGAACCAGGCTGTTGGCCAGGCGGCAATGAGCGAACTCTCCAACGTCTTTGCCACCCGATTCAA TCGACCTGGAATGAATGCGCCACCAAAGCTGCCTGATCGTCCCTCATATTACGGAAATACGACCAATGGACGctattga
- the LOC132795479 gene encoding dynamin isoform X2: MDNLIPIVNKLQDAFTSLGVHMQLDLPQIAVVGGQSAGKSSVLENFVGKDFLPRGSGIVTRRPLILQLINGITEYGEFLHCKGKKFSSFDEIRKEIEDETDRVTGSNKGISNIPINLRVYSPYVLNLTLIDLPGLTKVAIGDQPVDIEQQIKQMIFQFIRKETCLILAVTPANTDLANSDALKLAKEVDPQGVRTIGVITKLDLMDEGTDARDILENKLLPLRRGYIGVVNRSQKDIEGRKDIHQALAAERKFFLSHPSYRHMADRLGTPYLQRVLNQQLTNHIRDTLPGLRDKLQKQMLTLEKEVEEFKHFQPGDASIKTKAMLQMIQQLQSDFERTIEGSGSALVNTNELSGGAKINRIFHERLRFEIVKMACDEKELRREISFAIRNIHGIRVGLFTPDMAFEAIVKRQIALLKEPVIKCVDLVVQELSVVVRMCTDKMNRYPRLREETERIITTHVRQREQRCKEQILLLIDFELAYMNTNHEDFIGFANAQNKSENANKTGTRQLGNQVIRKGHMVIQNLGIMKGGSRPYWFVLTSESISWYKDEDEKEKKFMLPLDGLKLRDIEQGFMSMSRRVTFALFSPDGRNVYKDYKQLELSCETVEDVESWKASFLRAGVYPEKQETQENGDESANEESSSDPQLERQVETIRNLVDSYMKIVTKTTRDMVPKAIMMLIINNAKDFINGELLAHLYASGDQAQMMEESAESATRREEMLRMYRACKDALQIIGDVSMATVSSPLPPPVKNDWLPSGLDPHLSPPSPGGPRKAAPTAQGSLGGRNPPLPPATGRPAPAIPSRPGGGAPPLPGGRPGGALPPPLLPSRVTGAVGGAITQQSGANRYIPESMRGQVNQAVGQAAMSELSNVFATRFNRPGMNAPPKLPDRPSYYGNTTNGRY; the protein is encoded by the exons ATGGATAATTTGATACCGATCGTCAATAAGCTGCAAGATGCGTTCACATCGCTGGGCGTGCACATGCAACTGGACTTGCCACAGATTGCCGTCGTCGGTGGCCAATCAGCGGGCAAGAGTTCTGTGCTGGAGAACTTTGTGGGCAA AGACTTTTTACCTCGAGGTTCGGGCATTGTAACGCGCAGACCTTTGATTTTGCAATTGATTAACGGCATTACCG AATATGGCGAATTTCTGCATTGCAAGGGCAAAAAGTTCTCCAGCTTCGATGAGATACGCAAAGAGATTGAGGATGAAACGGATCGTGTGACGGGCAGCAACAAAGGCATCTCAAACATTCCGATTAATTTGCGCGTCTATTCGCCGTACGTGCTCAATTTGACGCTCATCGATTTGCCCGGCTTGACGAAGGTGGCGATCGGTGATCAGCCCGTTGATATTGAGCAGCAGATTAAGCAAATGATATTCCAATTTATACGCAAAGAGACCTGTCTCATTCTGGCCGTAACGCCGGCCAACACCGATCTGGCCAATTCGGATGCCCTCAAGCTGGCCAAAGAGGTCGATCCCCAGGGCGTACGCACGATCGGTGTGATCACCAAGCTGGATCTCATGGACGAGGGCACCGATGCCCGTGACATACTCGAGAATAAGCTGTTGCCGCTGCGGCGTGGCTACATTGGCGTTGTGAATCGATCGCAAAAGGACATCGAGGGCAGAAAGGATATCCATCAGGCGCTGGCCGCTGAGCGTAAATTCTTTCTCAGCCATCCATCGTATCGCCACATGGCCGATCGCCTGGGCACACCATATTTGCAGCGTGTGCTGAACCAACAGCTCACCAATCACATCCGCGACACATTGCCGGGTCTGCGTGACAAgttgcaaaagcaaatgctCACCCTCGAGAAGGAGGTGGAGGAGTTTAAGCATTTTCAGCCCGGCGATGCCAGCATCAAGACAAAGGCCATGTTGCA aaTGATACAGCAGCTGCAGTCGGACTTTGAGCGAACCATCGAGGGCAGCGGCTCCGCATTGGTCAACACAAATGAGCTCTCTGGCGGCGCCAAGATCAATCGCATATTCCACGAGCG TCTACGCTTTGAGATTGTGAAAATGGCGTGTGATGAGAAGGAGCTGCGCCGTGAGATCTCGTTTGCCATTCGCAACATTCATGGTATTCGTGTCGGTCTCTTCACGCCCGACATGGCCTTCGAGGCGATTGTGAAGAGGCAGATAGCGCTGCTCAAGGAGCCAGTGATCAAGTGTGTCGATCTAGTCGTGCAGGAATTGTCCGTAGTCGTGCGCATGTGCACCGATAAG ATGAATCGCTATCCACGCTTGCGTGAGGAAACTGAACGCATCATTACCACACATGTGCGACAGCGTGAGCAGCGATGCAAGGAGCAAATATTGCTCTTGATTGACTTTGAGCTCGCCTACATGAATACCAATCACGAGGATTTCATTGGCTTTGCCAA TGCTCAGAATAAATCTGAGAATGCTAACAAGACCGGCACCCGACAGTTGGGCAATCAAGTCATTCGCAAGGGTCACATGGTCATCCAAAATTTGGGCATCATGAAAG GCGGATCGCGTCCTTATTGGTTTGTGCTCACATCGGAGAGCATCTCCTGGTACAAGGACGAGGATGAGAAGGAGAAGAAATTCATGTTGCCGTTGGATGGTTTGAAATTGCGCGATATTGAGCAGGGCTTTATGTCAATGTCTAGACGTGTTACATTTGCTTTATTCAGTCCCGATGGACGTAATGTTTATAAG GATTATAAACAATTGGAGTTGTCGTGCGAGACAGTCGAGGATGTGGAATCCTGGAAGGCATCATTCCTCCGCGCCGGCGTCTATCCCGAGAAGCAGGAGACTCAGGAGAATGGCGACGAG TCGGCAAATGAGGAAAGCTCATCGGATCCACAACTGGAGCGTCAGGTGGAGACAATTCGCAATCTGGTCGATTCGTACATGAAAATCGTCACAAAGACCACACGAGATATGGTGCCCAAGGCAATTATGATGCTGATCATCAACAATGCCAAGGACTTTATCAACGGCGAGCTATTGGCACATCTCTATGCCTCTGGTGATCAG GCACAAATGATGGAAGAGTCCGCGGAGTCGGCCACAAGACGCGAGGAAATGCTGCGCATGTATCGCGCCTGCAAGGATGCTTTGCAAATTATCG GTGACGTTTCAATGGCAACCGTATCATCGCCATTGCCGCCGCCCGTGAAGAACGATTGGCTACCAAGTGGCTTGGATCCACATCTATCGCCGCCCAGCCCCGGTGGCCCACGCAAGGCAGCACCCACCGCACAG GGCTCGTTGGGTGGTCGCAATCCACCATTGCCACCGGCAACTGGACGCCCAGCGCCCGCAATTCCCAGCCGCCCAGGCGGTGGTGCTCCTCCGCTGCCAGGCGGTCGGCCAGGCGGTGCTCTGCCACCACCATTGCTACCATC TCGCGTCACTGGAGCCGTCGGCGGAGCGATAACCCAACAATCGGGCGCCAATCGATACATCCCGGAGAGCATGCGTGGACAAGTGAACCAGGCTGTTGGCCAGGCGGCAATGAGCGAACTCTCCAACGTCTTTGCCACCCGATTCAA TCGACCTGGAATGAATGCGCCACCAAAGCTGCCTGATCGTCCCTCATATTACGGAAATACGACCAATGGACGctattga